A DNA window from Maribellus comscasis contains the following coding sequences:
- a CDS encoding RagB/SusD family nutrient uptake outer membrane protein, giving the protein MKRIIYIRTVYSLISLILLIQLSSCEDYLDRQPLDQYGEEAVWSDPAMMEHFVNNIYWYVGHSFDRPMIGVFTDESMFDPGSDQGHGNVVKSLITPSDYGVFDTWSRTQKMRWEHHYKYIRACDLFLDQVEGRTYEDQEYVKRLTGEVYFLRAYHYHNLVFLYGGAPIIEHAYGLSDDFLAARNTFEECIDFIVEDCEKATELLPLTEDGSDFGRATKGAAMALKARVLLYAASDLYNSDASWTDGYEHPELVGYVTGNRTSKWEAAKNAAKSVIDLGIYSLYKPEPSASDSIAQNYDEVFTSTQTVEDIFIRNFTESNQHWTMNIGQQNLPAGYKGWANVSPINSMVDDFEMSDGTKFDWDNPEHKANPYQNREPRFYVNIFYDGAKWRQRPDDVIAADPIGIIQTGNYEQADGTWIGGLDALNNPVTTWNGTYTSYYLRKFQDISVDAPKVRTTTPWRFIRYAEILLSYAEACVELEEYGEARKYINIIRKRAGLPEVNASDDELRDKVRHERKIELMFEDQRFFDIRRWMIAPEVIVDAYGLDIKYFYGDDKPSYEIIHVQERDWKDRFYFFPIKLDEMNRNELLIQNPLY; this is encoded by the coding sequence ATGAAAAGAATCATTTATATAAGAACCGTATATAGTTTAATTAGCCTAATACTACTAATACAACTAAGTTCATGTGAAGACTATCTGGACAGACAACCCTTGGACCAATACGGAGAAGAAGCTGTTTGGAGTGATCCCGCGATGATGGAACACTTTGTAAATAATATTTATTGGTACGTTGGCCATAGTTTTGACAGGCCAATGATTGGTGTTTTTACAGATGAATCGATGTTTGATCCTGGTTCTGACCAAGGTCATGGTAATGTGGTAAAGTCATTGATAACACCTAGTGATTATGGTGTTTTTGATACATGGAGCAGAACCCAAAAGATGAGGTGGGAACATCATTATAAGTACATAAGAGCCTGTGATCTCTTTCTCGATCAAGTGGAAGGAAGAACATATGAAGATCAAGAGTATGTAAAAAGATTGACCGGTGAGGTTTATTTTTTAAGAGCCTATCACTATCATAACCTGGTTTTTCTTTATGGCGGGGCACCTATTATTGAACATGCGTATGGCCTATCGGATGATTTTTTGGCTGCCCGAAATACTTTTGAAGAATGTATTGATTTCATCGTTGAGGATTGCGAAAAAGCAACTGAATTATTGCCGCTTACCGAAGACGGGAGTGATTTTGGCAGGGCAACAAAAGGTGCAGCAATGGCCCTGAAAGCAAGAGTTCTTTTGTATGCTGCCAGTGATTTGTATAATTCTGATGCTTCATGGACAGATGGATATGAACATCCAGAGTTAGTTGGGTATGTAACAGGAAACAGAACCAGCAAATGGGAAGCTGCCAAAAACGCTGCCAAATCTGTAATTGATTTAGGTATTTATAGTTTGTATAAACCAGAGCCAAGTGCAAGTGATTCTATTGCACAGAACTATGATGAAGTTTTTACGTCAACCCAAACAGTTGAAGACATTTTTATAAGAAATTTCACGGAATCGAATCAGCACTGGACGATGAATATCGGACAACAAAATCTGCCGGCAGGATATAAAGGCTGGGCAAACGTGAGTCCTATTAATAGTATGGTTGACGACTTTGAAATGTCTGATGGGACTAAATTTGACTGGGATAATCCTGAACATAAAGCAAATCCTTATCAAAACAGAGAGCCACGATTTTATGTAAATATTTTTTATGATGGCGCAAAATGGAGACAACGCCCTGACGATGTAATTGCTGCAGATCCGATAGGAATTATACAGACAGGTAATTATGAACAGGCGGATGGTACATGGATAGGGGGCCTTGATGCTTTAAACAATCCTGTTACTACTTGGAATGGAACGTATACTTCCTATTATTTAAGAAAATTTCAGGATATTTCGGTAGATGCACCAAAAGTCAGGACTACAACTCCGTGGCGATTTATCCGGTATGCCGAGATATTACTTAGCTATGCTGAAGCATGTGTTGAGTTGGAAGAGTATGGTGAAGCAAGAAAATACATTAATATCATACGAAAACGAGCCGGGTTACCAGAAGTTAATGCGAGTGACGATGAGTTGAGGGATAAGGTAAGACATGAAAGAAAAATTGAACTCATGTTTGAAGATCAACGCTTTTTTGATATCCGAAGATGGATGATTGCTCCTGAGGTTATTGTCGATGCTTACGGGCTCGATATAAAGTACTTTTATGGAGACGATAAACCATCGTACGAGATAATTCATGTACAGGAACGGGATTGGAAGGATCGTTTTTATTTCTTCCCAATTAAGTTAGATGAAATGAACAGAAATGAATTATTAATTCAAAATCCACTTTATTAA
- a CDS encoding alpha-L-fucosidase: MRLKKSFIVFLISQTFIFSAISQKVYEPTWESLDKHKMPQWYDDAKIGLSMHWGVYSVPAWAPRQEGISYAEWYGSRMNDKKNPTYDYHREVYGNDVTYDDFIPQWKAELYNPDDWAKFAKKMGAKYMFITSKHHDGFCLWPSKYTNRNAKKMGPEKDILGEYFKAARNEGLKVGLYYSLYEWYNPIYTGKEIPYAGLKRVNNYVDDFMIPQIKELIDLYHPDFFYFDGEWDHPEPFWKMKEVVAYYYNEAAKRNQEVFVNDRFGKGERGKHGDLYNVEYDFDKGSEGSLTHKWSFWQGIAKTFGYNQDTDPEDCLTPKQFIDKVIKGVSQNGNFDINVGPTAEGEIPEYEQYPLLGLGEWLLVNGEAIYGTHYWKVQEEGDICYTAKDQHVYAIFLKWQGETFNLKSVKPVEGSKITMLGVPGELKWDWTEDNGLTIYYPKQKSRPTSCSYAWAFKIKVS, translated from the coding sequence ATGCGTTTAAAAAAATCATTCATTGTTTTTTTAATAAGTCAGACCTTTATTTTTAGTGCTATCTCCCAAAAAGTTTATGAACCTACCTGGGAATCTCTTGACAAGCACAAGATGCCACAGTGGTACGATGATGCAAAAATAGGATTGAGTATGCACTGGGGAGTATATTCTGTTCCGGCATGGGCGCCGCGTCAGGAAGGAATTTCTTATGCAGAATGGTATGGAAGCAGGATGAATGATAAAAAAAATCCGACTTATGATTATCATCGTGAGGTATATGGAAATGATGTTACATACGATGATTTTATTCCTCAATGGAAAGCCGAATTATACAATCCGGACGACTGGGCAAAGTTTGCTAAAAAAATGGGAGCCAAATATATGTTTATTACCTCAAAACATCATGATGGATTTTGTTTGTGGCCAAGTAAATATACCAACCGTAATGCCAAAAAAATGGGTCCTGAAAAGGACATTTTAGGAGAATATTTTAAAGCTGCACGTAACGAAGGATTAAAAGTTGGTTTGTATTATTCTCTTTATGAATGGTATAATCCCATTTATACCGGAAAGGAAATCCCCTATGCCGGATTGAAAAGAGTAAATAATTATGTGGATGATTTTATGATTCCTCAAATTAAGGAACTAATTGACTTATACCATCCTGACTTTTTTTATTTTGATGGAGAATGGGATCATCCTGAACCATTCTGGAAGATGAAAGAAGTGGTTGCTTATTATTACAATGAGGCAGCAAAGAGGAATCAGGAGGTTTTTGTAAATGATCGTTTTGGAAAGGGTGAAAGGGGAAAACATGGCGATTTGTATAATGTGGAATATGATTTTGATAAAGGAAGTGAAGGATCATTGACTCACAAGTGGTCATTCTGGCAAGGAATTGCTAAAACTTTTGGTTATAATCAGGATACCGATCCGGAGGATTGTCTTACTCCAAAACAATTTATCGACAAAGTAATAAAAGGAGTTAGCCAAAATGGTAATTTTGATATTAATGTTGGCCCAACTGCGGAAGGAGAAATTCCTGAATATGAACAATATCCATTGTTAGGGTTGGGCGAGTGGTTATTGGTAAACGGCGAGGCAATTTACGGCACACATTATTGGAAGGTACAGGAAGAAGGAGATATTTGTTACACCGCGAAAGACCAGCACGTTTACGCAATTTTTCTAAAATGGCAAGGTGAAACTTTTAATCTGAAATCAGTTAAACCGGTAGAAGGATCAAAGATTACGATGTTAGGGGTACCCGGTGAACTGAAATGGGATTGGACTGAGGATAATGGATTAACAATATATTATCCAAAACAGAAGTCGCGGCCAACTTCATGCAGCTATGCCTGGGCATTTAAAATTAAAGTTAGTTGA
- a CDS encoding family 10 glycosylhydrolase has product MVRKILLILIISLSFFLRCKNTSTEVENKSIKAYCIDYNWGPGDIHGFAEPGLWAEANPEEQVNWYAGLGCNVIQTFAVSCNGYAWYKNGIVPEQPGLKYDFLTEMVKIGRRKNMKVIGYFCVGANNKWEKDHPDLCYRMDGQQIPLTKVYIDYLCSSIEDAIKKTDIDGIMLDWFYNPGGGRDPLPPLRWIECEQEMYEELMQQPFPGKDSMTPEIELDFRRKAIDRAWQQIKTTTKGTKPDCIIWLTAYEVNSKEYEGSALLKEVDWLMNEAGDIKRTAAMRDLTGRETKLITCLANWNKQDPAEIVPAALKENVGLYGFTKPVVGPMMKPVDYYLSNAVDSLEGDERNIAVLARAFNNLPHGYVKK; this is encoded by the coding sequence ATGGTTAGAAAAATACTTCTTATATTGATTATAAGCCTCTCATTTTTTTTGAGATGTAAAAATACTTCAACGGAAGTAGAGAACAAGTCAATAAAAGCTTATTGTATAGATTATAACTGGGGGCCGGGAGATATACATGGTTTTGCAGAACCTGGTTTGTGGGCTGAAGCAAATCCGGAGGAGCAGGTTAACTGGTATGCCGGTTTGGGTTGTAATGTAATTCAAACGTTTGCCGTTTCATGTAACGGTTATGCCTGGTATAAAAATGGGATAGTACCTGAACAACCAGGGTTAAAGTATGATTTTTTAACTGAAATGGTAAAAATAGGTCGGCGGAAAAACATGAAGGTAATCGGATATTTTTGTGTAGGAGCCAATAATAAATGGGAAAAAGATCATCCTGATTTATGTTACAGAATGGATGGGCAGCAGATTCCTCTTACAAAGGTATATATTGATTATTTGTGCTCCTCCATAGAAGATGCTATCAAAAAAACCGATATTGATGGAATCATGCTTGACTGGTTTTACAATCCCGGAGGCGGGCGCGATCCTTTGCCGCCACTCCGATGGATAGAATGCGAACAGGAAATGTATGAGGAATTAATGCAACAGCCTTTTCCTGGAAAGGACAGTATGACTCCTGAAATAGAACTTGATTTTCGACGGAAGGCCATTGACCGTGCATGGCAACAGATAAAAACAACAACCAAAGGTACAAAACCTGACTGTATTATTTGGTTGACTGCATACGAAGTCAATAGCAAGGAATATGAAGGTTCTGCGCTGTTAAAAGAAGTGGATTGGCTGATGAATGAAGCCGGAGATATAAAAAGAACAGCAGCAATGCGAGATTTGACCGGAAGAGAAACCAAACTTATAACCTGTCTGGCCAATTGGAATAAACAGGATCCGGCAGAAATAGTGCCTGCTGCGCTCAAAGAGAATGTGGGTTTATATGGTTTTACCAAACCAGTTGTTGGCCCCATGATGAAACCAGTTGATTATTATCTTTCAAATGCTGTTGACAGTTTGGAAGGAGATGAACGGAACATTGCGGTGCTTGCCCGGGCATTTAACAACTTACCCCATGGGTATGTGAAAAAATAA
- a CDS encoding family 10 glycosylhydrolase yields MKNKTIWFIVFITLVVITGCNKGETGKSGNEAIRAYNIDYNWGPGGAHGFAEPGLWADANPEELMDWYEDLGCNAVHSFGVSCNGYAWYKNGVVPEQPGLKYDFLTEMVKIGRRKNMKVFGYFCVGANNKWEEDHPDLCYGMNGQQIPFTKKYVDYLSSSIEDAIKKTDMDGIMLDWFYNPGGGRDPLPPLRWMECEQEMYEELMQQPFPGKDSITPEIELDFRRKAIDRAWQQIKTTTKRAKPDCIIWLTAYEVDSKEYEGSALLKEVDWLMNEAGDIKRTAAMRDLTGSETKLITCLANWNKQNPAEIVPAALKENVGLYGFTKPVIGPMMKPVDYYLSNPIDSLKEDERNIAVLARAFNDLPLNYVKKQ; encoded by the coding sequence ATGAAAAATAAAACGATTTGGTTTATTGTATTTATAACTCTTGTTGTAATAACCGGTTGTAATAAAGGGGAAACTGGCAAATCAGGTAACGAAGCAATCCGGGCATACAATATCGATTATAACTGGGGGCCGGGAGGAGCACATGGTTTTGCCGAACCCGGCTTATGGGCCGACGCTAATCCTGAAGAATTAATGGACTGGTATGAAGATTTAGGATGTAATGCAGTTCATTCATTTGGTGTTTCATGCAATGGTTATGCCTGGTACAAAAACGGTGTAGTACCGGAACAGCCTGGCTTGAAATACGACTTTTTAACTGAAATGGTAAAAATAGGCCGCCGGAAGAATATGAAAGTGTTCGGCTATTTTTGTGTAGGAGCTAATAATAAGTGGGAAGAAGACCATCCTGATTTGTGCTATGGAATGAATGGACAACAAATTCCGTTTACAAAAAAATATGTTGATTATTTGAGTTCCTCCATTGAAGATGCTATCAAAAAAACCGACATGGATGGAATCATGCTTGACTGGTTTTACAATCCCGGAGGAGGGCGTGATCCTTTGCCGCCACTCCGATGGATGGAATGTGAGCAGGAAATGTATGAAGAGTTAATGCAACAACCTTTTCCTGGAAAAGACAGTATAACTCCTGAAATAGAACTGGATTTTCGACGGAAGGCCATTGACCGTGCATGGCAACAGATAAAAACAACAACCAAAAGAGCAAAACCTGACTGTATTATTTGGTTGACTGCATACGAAGTTGACAGTAAAGAGTACGAAGGTTCTGCGTTGTTAAAGGAAGTAGATTGGTTGATGAACGAAGCCGGAGATATAAAAAGAACTGCTGCAATGCGTGATTTGACCGGAAGTGAAACAAAGCTGATTACCTGTCTGGCCAATTGGAATAAACAAAACCCCGCGGAAATTGTACCTGCCGCGCTCAAAGAGAATGTGGGTTTATATGGTTTTACCAAACCTGTTATTGGCCCCATGATGAAACCAGTTGATTATTATCTCTCAAATCCTATTGACAGTTTAAAGGAAGATGAACGGAACATTGCGGTACTCGCCCGTGCCTTTAATGACTTACCTCTTAACTATGTGAAAAAACAATAG
- a CDS encoding alpha-L-fucosidase — MKKLTILFLLGILIVNTGFSQKKIWNETPEQKKERLSWWTDARFGMFIHWGLYAQAARHEWVKNRERITTEEYQKYFEIFNPDLFNPSEWAKKAKAAGMKYAVITSKHHEGFNMFDSKYTDYKVTNTPYDKDIIKEWVEAFRAEGLRIGFYYSLIDWHHPDYTIDRVHPQRARTKEEYDALNKGRDMAVYREYLKNQVREILTNYGKIDILWLDFSFPGEFGKGRDDWGSVELIKMVRELQPGIIIDDRADLQDVEGGWDFMTPEQYKVDKWPEIDGKKIPWETCQTFSGSWGYYRDEYTWKDNKQLLGLLIESVSKGGNLLLNVGPTARGVFDERADVALEKMGEWMKFNSRSIYGCTQAPDEFESPANSLLTYNPETNRLYIHLLDYPLQNLRLPGYKGKVKYAQFLHDASEIRISEPRQHNRGGDDHSTGDLDLSVPVAKPNIEIPVIEVILN; from the coding sequence ATGAAAAAATTGACAATACTATTCTTGCTCGGAATTTTAATAGTAAATACGGGCTTTTCGCAAAAAAAGATTTGGAACGAAACACCAGAACAAAAGAAAGAACGCCTGTCCTGGTGGACGGATGCCCGTTTCGGAATGTTTATCCACTGGGGATTGTATGCTCAGGCTGCCCGTCACGAGTGGGTAAAAAACCGGGAACGGATAACCACTGAAGAGTATCAGAAATATTTTGAAATTTTTAATCCCGATCTATTCAACCCTTCAGAATGGGCCAAAAAAGCAAAAGCTGCCGGTATGAAATACGCGGTTATCACTTCAAAACATCATGAAGGCTTCAACATGTTTGATTCAAAATATACCGATTACAAGGTAACAAATACGCCCTATGATAAAGATATTATTAAAGAATGGGTAGAAGCATTTAGGGCAGAAGGACTTCGGATTGGGTTTTACTATTCTCTAATAGATTGGCATCATCCGGATTACACTATTGATCGCGTACACCCGCAACGCGCCAGGACCAAGGAAGAATACGATGCACTAAATAAAGGGAGAGATATGGCTGTTTATCGCGAATATCTGAAAAATCAGGTTCGTGAAATTCTAACGAATTATGGTAAAATAGATATTCTTTGGCTTGATTTTTCTTTTCCTGGCGAATTTGGAAAAGGCCGTGATGATTGGGGCTCAGTTGAATTGATAAAAATGGTCAGGGAACTTCAACCTGGAATAATTATAGATGACAGGGCTGATTTGCAGGATGTTGAAGGAGGTTGGGATTTTATGACACCGGAGCAATATAAAGTGGATAAATGGCCTGAAATTGATGGCAAAAAAATTCCATGGGAAACCTGCCAAACCTTTTCCGGTTCATGGGGATATTACCGCGATGAATATACATGGAAAGACAATAAACAGTTGCTGGGATTGCTGATCGAATCGGTAAGTAAAGGAGGAAACCTGCTACTCAACGTTGGCCCGACTGCCCGTGGTGTTTTTGATGAGCGTGCCGACGTGGCACTGGAAAAAATGGGAGAATGGATGAAATTCAACAGCCGCTCCATATACGGTTGTACACAGGCACCCGATGAATTTGAATCACCTGCAAATTCACTGCTTACGTACAATCCCGAAACCAACCGTTTGTATATTCATTTGCTCGATTATCCGTTGCAAAACCTAAGATTGCCCGGCTATAAAGGCAAAGTAAAATATGCCCAGTTTCTGCACGATGCTTCTGAAATCCGTATTTCAGAACCACGGCAGCACAATCGCGGTGGCGATGATCATTCCACCGGAGATCTGGATCTGAGTGTTCCTGTTGCAAAACCGAACATTGAAATCCCTGTCATCGAGGTAATTTTAAACTGA
- a CDS encoding sugar phosphate isomerase/epimerase family protein: protein MEPLNNRRNFIRNSALTALGLGLATSHVSSNENNIKKNVSPRRNRIGVSTYSFWQFNGPKSNAPIEDCIEKAAQMGFDGIEFLLRQMQSEENSYLQKLKRQAFHAGLDIMGFSTHQSFIFPEKEKRNAEIQKTIHQIELAYQLGIPTMRLNTGRWGTSGSFDDLMANKGIEPPLEGYTEEDGFEWVIDAIEQCIPTAEKCGVVLGLENHWGLGRTAEGVLRIVNAVNSPWLQVTSDTGNFLENQYEQLELMAPKTFLVQAKTYLGGGKWYTLDIDYPRVAEIFRKVNYKGYVSIEFEGNADPMEAIPKSLETVRDAFTWYE, encoded by the coding sequence ATGGAACCGTTAAATAATCGTAGAAATTTTATTCGAAATTCTGCTTTGACTGCATTAGGACTGGGGCTGGCAACTTCACATGTTTCATCAAATGAGAATAATATTAAAAAGAATGTAAGCCCACGCAGAAACAGAATTGGTGTTTCCACCTATTCGTTTTGGCAATTCAATGGTCCCAAAAGTAATGCCCCAATTGAAGATTGTATCGAAAAAGCTGCCCAAATGGGCTTTGATGGAATTGAATTTTTATTGAGGCAAATGCAGTCGGAGGAAAATAGTTATTTGCAAAAGTTGAAACGACAGGCCTTTCATGCAGGCCTGGATATAATGGGTTTTTCCACGCACCAGAGTTTTATTTTCCCGGAAAAAGAGAAACGTAATGCTGAAATTCAAAAAACCATTCATCAAATTGAACTTGCCTATCAGTTAGGCATTCCAACAATGCGCTTGAATACAGGACGTTGGGGGACTAGTGGCTCATTTGATGATTTGATGGCTAACAAAGGAATTGAGCCTCCACTGGAAGGATACACCGAAGAAGATGGTTTCGAATGGGTAATAGACGCTATTGAGCAATGTATCCCAACAGCTGAAAAATGCGGTGTGGTTTTAGGACTTGAAAATCATTGGGGACTGGGACGCACTGCGGAAGGAGTGCTTAGAATTGTGAATGCGGTAAATTCTCCGTGGCTACAGGTCACAAGCGATACAGGTAATTTTCTTGAAAATCAATATGAACAATTGGAATTGATGGCTCCCAAAACGTTTTTGGTACAGGCAAAAACCTATTTGGGAGGAGGGAAATGGTACACCCTGGATATTGATTATCCGCGTGTGGCAGAGATTTTTAGAAAAGTAAATTACAAGGGCTATGTTTCCATCGAATTTGAAGGCAATGCAGATCCAATGGAAGCAATTCCCAAAAGTCTGGAGACTGTAAGAGATGCGTTTACATGGTATGAATAA
- a CDS encoding alpha-L-fucosidase — MKIRWLFLIILIFSSLVSRSASINKDKIQDETRASEIKDLKFGMFICWSFSTFSGNEWTPTLDKGPSFFRATGVDTDQWCKVAKNAGMNYILFLTKHHDGFCLWDTKTTEKKVTNSPLGVDVLAKLRKSCDRYGLKLALYFSEGDWNWTGAVDGKGYNSGKGINPEIKKAQLKELCTKYGAIEFFWMDHAVGDGGLSHQATVDWVHQFQPDCFVGFNSGETAGRLNIRERGKPGVIGDETTVGFKSHVHTNYDNFFVAEFTYPILPEHEGGADWFYSLPAHDNLVHSPEKIYNDYLGAVKYGNIFSLDVGPDYKGKIRKIDVKTLREVGKYIKKGKILSEN, encoded by the coding sequence ATGAAAATAAGATGGCTTTTTTTGATAATACTTATTTTTTCTTCACTTGTTAGCAGGTCAGCAAGTATAAACAAAGACAAAATTCAGGATGAGACAAGAGCTTCCGAAATTAAAGATTTGAAATTTGGGATGTTTATCTGTTGGTCATTCAGTACATTTTCAGGAAATGAATGGACTCCCACATTGGATAAAGGTCCCTCTTTTTTCAGGGCAACCGGTGTTGATACTGATCAATGGTGTAAAGTGGCAAAGAATGCCGGAATGAACTACATTCTTTTTTTAACCAAACACCACGATGGATTCTGCTTATGGGATACCAAAACCACCGAAAAAAAAGTAACAAACAGCCCTCTGGGAGTAGATGTTCTGGCAAAACTTCGTAAATCGTGCGACAGATATGGATTAAAGCTTGCTTTATATTTTTCTGAAGGCGATTGGAATTGGACTGGAGCTGTTGACGGGAAAGGATACAACTCGGGGAAAGGCATAAACCCTGAAATAAAAAAGGCGCAACTAAAAGAGTTATGTACAAAGTATGGCGCCATTGAATTTTTCTGGATGGATCATGCCGTTGGCGATGGAGGACTGAGTCATCAGGCAACGGTAGATTGGGTACATCAGTTTCAGCCCGATTGTTTTGTCGGATTTAATTCAGGAGAGACAGCAGGTCGGTTAAACATTCGGGAACGGGGAAAACCAGGCGTTATTGGTGATGAAACTACCGTAGGTTTTAAAAGTCACGTACATACGAATTATGATAATTTTTTTGTGGCTGAATTTACCTATCCAATCCTTCCGGAACATGAGGGTGGAGCTGATTGGTTTTATTCTCTTCCTGCGCATGATAATCTGGTACATTCCCCCGAAAAAATTTATAATGATTATCTCGGCGCGGTTAAATACGGAAACATTTTCTCGCTTGACGTAGGTCCTGATTATAAAGGAAAAATTAGAAAAATTGATGTAAAGACTTTACGTGAAGTTGGGAAATATATCAAAAAAGGAAAGATATTATCTGAAAATTAA
- a CDS encoding uroporphyrinogen decarboxylase family protein: protein MNHKDRFFSTIHYQPVDRPASWLGLPVPSAEPALLQYFKVNSVDSLRIAIDDDIYPVEVPYDYPPSNHIACAFKFAKVNHLDKPDERTLTAPGFFEDYNDPVDVDKFAWPDPSLYLNRKESADRVAAVPSDRIKMGILWSAHFQDACAAFGMENALMTMFLNPEMFRAVIDRITDFYLKANEIFYESTKGLLDAVLIGNDFGSQTGLMVDPDSLREFVFPGTKKLIEQAKSYSLVVMHHSCGSIFPVIQDLADLGADIIHPIQALASNMDGANLKNHFEGVVAFCGGVDAQNLLVNGEPKDVTKKVMELKDLFPTGLILSPSHEAVLPDIPPANIKAMFKAINQ, encoded by the coding sequence ATGAATCACAAAGACCGTTTTTTTTCAACCATTCATTATCAGCCGGTTGATCGGCCTGCTTCATGGTTAGGGCTTCCGGTGCCTTCTGCAGAGCCAGCATTATTACAATATTTTAAAGTAAACAGTGTCGATTCGCTTCGTATAGCTATCGACGACGATATTTATCCGGTAGAAGTACCTTACGATTATCCTCCTTCAAACCATATTGCATGTGCATTTAAATTTGCCAAGGTTAATCATTTAGACAAACCAGATGAACGTACTCTTACAGCCCCAGGTTTTTTTGAAGATTATAATGATCCGGTTGATGTGGACAAATTTGCCTGGCCCGATCCTTCGCTGTATCTCAATCGCAAAGAATCAGCAGATCGTGTTGCTGCCGTGCCTTCTGACCGGATAAAGATGGGGATACTTTGGAGTGCCCATTTTCAGGATGCATGTGCAGCCTTTGGTATGGAAAATGCCTTGATGACAATGTTTTTAAATCCGGAAATGTTTAGGGCAGTAATTGATCGTATAACTGATTTTTATTTGAAAGCCAATGAAATTTTTTATGAATCGACCAAAGGTCTGCTCGATGCGGTACTGATAGGGAATGATTTTGGCAGTCAGACGGGATTAATGGTCGATCCCGACAGCCTACGTGAATTTGTTTTTCCCGGAACAAAAAAACTGATTGAACAGGCCAAAAGTTATAGTCTTGTTGTGATGCACCATTCCTGTGGCTCAATATTTCCCGTTATTCAGGATCTGGCTGATCTGGGAGCTGATATTATTCACCCGATTCAGGCACTGGCCAGTAATATGGATGGAGCCAACCTGAAAAATCATTTTGAGGGTGTTGTTGCGTTTTGTGGAGGTGTTGATGCACAAAATCTTTTAGTAAATGGCGAACCAAAAGATGTAACGAAGAAGGTTATGGAGTTAAAGGATCTTTTTCCAACAGGTTTGATTCTCTCTCCGAGCCATGAAGCCGTTTTACCCGATATTCCTCCGGCAAATATAAAGGCAATGTTTAAAGCAATAAACCAGTAG